A genomic segment from Peribacillus sp. ACCC06369 encodes:
- a CDS encoding pentapeptide repeat-containing protein → MFNQLTNNDSILNQLRADCENCFGLCCVALPYAKSADFALDKDGGTPCSNLQSDYRCGIHENLRAKGYRGCTVYECFGAGQKVSQLTYEGNDWRDNPASAKEMFEVFPIMQQLHEMLCYLNEALNLEDAKPLHRDLQAAFEDTEYLTQQSPEAIMNLNVPAHRATVNELLLRTSELVRAKVPNKKNGNRKKQNKIGRGSDLIGAKLRGADLRGANLRGALFIATDLREADMRVTDLIGADFRDADLRGADLTGSFFITQAQVNSAKGDMKTKLPLSLSIPDHWRKEG, encoded by the coding sequence ATGTTTAATCAATTAACGAATAACGATAGTATTCTTAATCAATTACGTGCAGACTGTGAGAATTGTTTCGGTTTGTGCTGTGTAGCCTTGCCATATGCAAAATCTGCTGATTTTGCATTGGATAAAGATGGAGGTACACCATGTTCAAACCTGCAATCGGATTATCGTTGCGGCATCCATGAAAATCTCAGAGCAAAAGGATATCGAGGCTGTACGGTATATGAATGCTTCGGTGCAGGTCAGAAGGTATCTCAACTCACTTATGAAGGAAACGATTGGAGAGATAACCCAGCGTCAGCAAAGGAAATGTTCGAGGTATTTCCTATTATGCAACAACTTCATGAAATGCTTTGCTACTTGAATGAAGCACTGAATTTAGAAGATGCGAAACCTCTTCATCGAGATTTGCAGGCCGCTTTTGAGGACACGGAATATCTCACTCAGCAAAGCCCAGAAGCTATCATGAATCTAAATGTACCAGCCCATAGAGCGACCGTTAATGAGTTACTTCTGCGCACAAGTGAACTGGTACGTGCAAAGGTACCAAATAAGAAAAATGGAAATCGAAAGAAACAGAACAAAATAGGCAGGGGTAGTGACCTTATTGGTGCAAAGTTGAGAGGTGCAGACCTTAGAGGGGCGAATTTAAGAGGGGCCTTGTTTATTGCAACTGACCTCAGAGAAGCTGACATGAGAGTGACTGATCTTATCGGCGCAGACTTTAGGGACGCTGATTTGCGCGGTGCCGACCTCACTGGAAGTTTCTTCATCACACAAGCACAGGTTAACTCGGCTAAAGGTGATATGAAA